In Notamacropus eugenii isolate mMacEug1 chromosome 1, mMacEug1.pri_v2, whole genome shotgun sequence, one genomic interval encodes:
- the LOC140523839 gene encoding acireductone dioxygenase-like codes for MVEAWYMDDSGEDQRSPHRPEPERPVSLEQLQKLGVFYWKLDADKYEDDPELEKIRKEKNYCWMDIITICKDKLPNYEEKIKMFYEEHLHLDDEIRYVLEGSGYFDVRDKEDKWIRIFMEKGDMITLPAGIYHRFTLDETNYIKAMRLFVGEPVWTAYNRPADHFEIRGRILMLY; via the coding sequence ATGGTGGAGGCTTGGTACATGGATGACTCCGGGGAGGACCAGAGGTCACCGCACAGGCCCGAGCCCGAGCGGCCCGTCAGTCTGGAGCAGCTGCAGAAGCTGGGCGTCTTCTACTGGAAGCTGGATGCTGACAAGTATGAGGATGATCCAGAGCTAGAGAAGATtcgaaaagaaaaaaattactgctGGATGGACATAATAACCATTTGTAAAGACAAGCTGCCAAATTATGAAGAGAAGATCAAGATGTTTTATGAAGAACATTTACACCTTGATGATGAAATTCGCTATGTCCTGGAAGGAAGTGGATACTTTGATGTAAGAGATAAAGAAGACAAGTGGATCCGCATCTTCATGGAGAAAGGAGACATGATAACACTTCCAGCTGGGATTTATCATCGCTTCACTCTGGATGAAACAAACTACATTAAGGCGATGAGGCTGTTTGTTGGAGAACCCGTCTGGACAGCATACAATCGTCCAGCTGATCATTTTGAAATTCGAGGACGCATCCTGATGCTGTACTAA